The following are from one region of the Moritella sp. 24 genome:
- the phnR gene encoding phosphonate utilization transcriptional regulator PhnR, which translates to MQYLKIKDEILQQIEFGLLTSGQKLPSERKLAESFNTTRVTLREALSLLESEGRVYREDRRGWFISPEPLRYDPTNTTNFHRLALGQQRTPKTELISATMVPADNHIAQLLQIAPQTEVLKIHRVRYLDDRPVVLVTNYVLPERLPNLLDHDLSASLTDIYQQHYDTLYQRTHYRIRSSSLVADTATPLRATSGCAAMYIERVNYDQHGQLLDCDLEYWRHDAVIIEAEATRQQ; encoded by the coding sequence GTGCAATACCTAAAAATTAAAGATGAAATTTTACAGCAAATTGAATTCGGCTTATTAACTTCAGGGCAGAAGTTACCGTCAGAACGTAAACTTGCAGAGAGTTTCAATACTACCCGCGTCACACTACGCGAAGCATTGTCTTTGTTGGAATCAGAAGGCCGCGTATACCGTGAAGACCGTCGAGGTTGGTTTATTTCTCCCGAACCACTACGTTATGACCCCACCAATACCACTAACTTTCATCGTTTAGCGCTGGGTCAGCAGCGAACGCCAAAAACAGAATTAATCAGTGCGACTATGGTACCTGCCGATAATCATATCGCGCAGCTATTACAAATAGCACCACAGACGGAAGTACTCAAAATTCATCGCGTGCGTTATTTAGATGATCGTCCGGTGGTATTAGTCACTAATTATGTATTGCCTGAACGCCTACCCAACTTACTCGACCACGATTTATCCGCATCATTAACGGATATTTATCAGCAACATTACGATACGCTTTACCAACGTACGCATTATCGTATTCGTTCATCATCACTGGTTGCCGACACAGCAACGCCCCTACGCGCAACATCAGGCTGTGCCGCGATGTATATAGAACGCGTTAACTATGATCAACATGGACAGCTACTCGATTGCGATCTGGAGTATTGGCGTCATGATGCAGTGATCATTGAAGCAGAAGCCACTCGCCAGCAATAA